Within Desulfobacter sp., the genomic segment GGCCTTTCCCATCCGAGCCCTGCGGCATCAGATCCCCAGATATATGGGAATTTTTTCTCCAAAAATGGGGCTCCAGCTATTGCTTTCCGGGCAGGCATTTCGGATTGCCAGCCTGATTTTAACCGGATTTATCTATTATTTGGTGGCCTGAAATGAATATTGTACATGTCATCGGCATTGGCCAGGGTAAGTCAGATCTGACCGCATCCCATCTGCGGCGTATCCGTGAAGCCGACCTTCTTGTCGGCGGTGAACGTCACCTTGCCCTGTTTTCAGAATGCACCGGCGAGACATTAGCCATAAAAGGGGATATTCCAGCGGTCATCGGCCGAATCAAGGACCAGATGGATGCCAAGAAAATAGTCGTTCTGGCCTCGGGAGACCCCCTGTTCCACGGCATCGGGGCAACACTGGCCAGATCCATTCCCATGGAACGGCTCAGGATTCATCCCAATATCACCGCGGTGGGCGCTGCCTTTGCCGCCATCTGCCAGCCCTGGCACGACGCAAAGCTCGTCAGCCTCCACAGCCGGACCGGCCATGAATTTGGCTTCCCTTCCCTGGCCTGTGAAAATAAGGTCGCCTTTTTGACCGGGCCCTCAAAAGATCCTGTATTTATCGGCAAACAATTGATGGCCAATGGATTGGATGGGTTCCGGGTATGTGTATTGGAAAATCTCGGCCACCCCGACAAAGAAAAGATAACCTGGTTCACCGATTACCGGCTGCTGGCGGCCGGCACCTTTTCCCATCCCAATATCGTTATTCTTATCCGGGCCCCGCTGGCCCCTGACCAGGCCGCCGCTAAAATTGTTTCACATGAAACATATACGGGAATGCCCGATGATTTCTTCCGGCACTCCAGGGGATTAATTACCAAATCCGAGATCAGGGCCCTTTCGCTGTCCAGGCTCCGGCTCACCCAAAAAGACCATGTGCTCTGGGATATCGGCTCCGGTTCGGGTTCAGTTGGAATCGAGGCCGCCATTCAGCTTCCCTGGGGACAAGTTTACGCCGTGGAAAAGAACAAAACCCGGTTGCCGGACATCATCCACAATGTAAAAAATTTTGAACAGCCCAACGTAAAGGTTGTTAACCTGAATTTCCCGGAGGGGCATGAAACCCTTAAGACACCGGACCGGATATTCATCGGCGGCGGGGGACAGGGGCTGGACAATATACTTGACTGCTGCTGCAACCGGATCAAAACCGGGGGCATCATCGTGGTGAACACCGTTGTCATGGAAAGCATGGATACCGCCATGCGTACCCTGACGGACAAGGGGTTCACCCCCGAGATGATTCAAGTCCAGATTTCACGGGCAAAGTCCATGCCCTACGGCAACCGGCTGGATGCTCTCAACCCTGTCTGGATCATATCCGGCAGAAAACCCAAACTATAGTTTAAGGTGAACACAATGACAGACACCATCCACCCCATCATATTCGCAGGCGCCGGCCCCGGAGATCCAGAACTGATGACCATCAAATCCATGAAGGCCATTGAACAGGCCGACCTGGTGGTCTATGCGGGCTCCCTGGTTCCCGAAGCCGTCCTCTGCTGGAAGGGTGAAAATACTGAAACTATATCCTCTGCCGGCATGACACTGGAGGATATCATTGAAACCATGGTGGAAAAAACAAGGGCCGGCAAGCGTGTGGTCCGCCTCCACACCGGTGATCCTGCGCTGTACGGGGCCATCTTCGAACAGATCAGGGAACTCCAGGCCCTGGACATTCCGTACACCGTTATTCCCGGGGTAACGGCCGCCTTTGCAGCATCCGCATCCATGGGCATGGAATACACCCTGCCCGAAGTGACCCAGACCCTGATC encodes:
- the cbiE gene encoding precorrin-6y C5,15-methyltransferase (decarboxylating) subunit CbiE, whose protein sequence is MNIVHVIGIGQGKSDLTASHLRRIREADLLVGGERHLALFSECTGETLAIKGDIPAVIGRIKDQMDAKKIVVLASGDPLFHGIGATLARSIPMERLRIHPNITAVGAAFAAICQPWHDAKLVSLHSRTGHEFGFPSLACENKVAFLTGPSKDPVFIGKQLMANGLDGFRVCVLENLGHPDKEKITWFTDYRLLAAGTFSHPNIVILIRAPLAPDQAAAKIVSHETYTGMPDDFFRHSRGLITKSEIRALSLSRLRLTQKDHVLWDIGSGSGSVGIEAAIQLPWGQVYAVEKNKTRLPDIIHNVKNFEQPNVKVVNLNFPEGHETLKTPDRIFIGGGGQGLDNILDCCCNRIKTGGIIVVNTVVMESMDTAMRTLTDKGFTPEMIQVQISRAKSMPYGNRLDALNPVWIISGRKPKL
- the cobM gene encoding precorrin-4 C(11)-methyltransferase, which encodes MTDTIHPIIFAGAGPGDPELMTIKSMKAIEQADLVVYAGSLVPEAVLCWKGENTETISSAGMTLEDIIETMVEKTRAGKRVVRLHTGDPALYGAIFEQIRELQALDIPYTVIPGVTAAFAASASMGMEYTLPEVTQTLILTRMSGRTPVPEAEALEKLAAHQCSMAIYLSIGLVEDVQAILADNYGPDSLCAVAYKVSHPEEQIYYTRINRLSETCRDKGITRHALIIVGKVVEACQGNMDLVKSKLYDAGFTHGYRKASR